In Polyodon spathula isolate WHYD16114869_AA chromosome 11, ASM1765450v1, whole genome shotgun sequence, one genomic interval encodes:
- the LOC121322629 gene encoding 5-hydroxytryptamine receptor 2B-like isoform X2, whose amino-acid sequence MLAKPQDTPGPAKTGKHVNNKDMSEHGGSISLQDSQMQWPFPLAANSSYSESFQPPRLSALVGVPGAAQGGGGGEELCWAALLIIVFIIPTLGGNILVILAVSLERKLQNATNYFLMSLAVADLLVGLLVMPIALTTVLFNSEWPLPTSLCPIWIFLDVLFSTASIMHLCAISLDRYIAIKKPIQHSQFKSRAKAMGKIAVVWLISIGIAIPIPIKGLQDETNTFKNKTCLLNNDRFRGFIIFGSTAAFFVPLAIMMVIYLLTIQVLRKKAYLLRFKTHQRFTWSTVSTIFQRELPPSGSSPEQEVMLDSSRKEVQSNVRVNNNDITGKEIPIRRMSAMGKKSMQNISNEQRASKVLGIVFFLFVVMWCPFFITNVASVFCETCSQEVLGRLMDIFVWVGYVASGINPLVYTLFNKTFRKAFSRYITCDYGGSRPPKVNRKTLTRISFRSSMAENSKLFMKHSMRNGISPVPYQSPLCLRPAPTCIQSSTTILLDTLFLTENEGGKQEEQVSYV is encoded by the exons ATGCTGGCTAAGCCCCAGGATACACCGGGACCAGCGAAGACAGGAAAACACGTGAACAACAAAGACATGTCAGAGCATGGCGGCAGCATCTCTCTGCAGGACAGCCAGATGCAGTGGCCTTTCCCCTTAGCTGCCAATTCTTCCTATTCAGAGTCCTTCCAGCCACCAAGGCTGAGTGCACTGGTGGGGGTACCAGGTGCTGcccaaggaggaggaggaggagaggaactGTGCTGGGCTGCCCTGCTCATCATCGTGTTCATCATCCCCACCCTTGGGGGCAACATACTGGTGATCCTGGCCGTCTCGCTGGAGAGGAAGCTGCAGAACGCCACCAATTACTTCCTGATGTCGCTGGCGGTGGCAGACTTGCTGGTTGGGCTCTTGGTCATGCCCATTGCTCTCACCACTGTGCTCTTCA ACTCAGAGTGGCCTCTGCCCACCTCACTTTGCCCTATCTGGATATTCCTGGACGTTCTTTTCTCCACAGCCTCGATCATGCATCTCTGTGCAATCTCCCTGGATCGCTACATCGCCATCAAGAAGCCCATTCAGCACAGCCAGTTCAAATCAAGAGCCAAAGCCATGGGCAAGATAGCCGTGGTGTGGCTGATTTCTATAG GAATTGCCATTCCCATTCCAATCAAAGGCCTTCAAGACGAAACCAACACCTTCAAAAATAAGACATGTCTGTTGAACAACGATCGGTTTCGGGGGTTCATTATCTTTGGTTCTACAGCAGCTTTCTTTGTCCCACTGGCCATCATGATGGTCATCTACCTGCTGACCATCCAGGTTCTGCGGAAAAAGGCCTACCTGCTCAGGTTTAAGACGCACCAGCGCTTCACCTGGTCAACTGTGTCCACCATCTTCCAAAGAGAGCTGCCGCCATCAGGATCCTCACCAGAGCAGGAGGTCATGCTTGACAGCTCCAGGAAAGAGGTCCAGTCCAACGTCCGCGTCAATAACAACGACATCACCGGGAAAGAGATACCTATTAGAAGGATGTCAGCTATGGGCAAGAAGTCAATGCAGAACATCAGCAATGAGCAGCGAGCGTCCAAAGTATTGGGTATTGTCTTCTTCCTCTTTGTAGTCATGTGGTGCCCATTCTTTATCACCAACGTAGCCTCTGTGTTTTGTGAGACCTGCAGTCAGGAAGTTTTAGGCAGGCTAATGGACATCTTTGTCTGGGTAGGGTATGTCGCCTCCGGCATCAACCCTCTCGTCTACACACTCTTCAATAAGACATTCCGGAAGGCTTTTAGCCGATACATCACTTGCGACTATGGTGGGTCTAGGCCACCCAAGGTGAACCGCAAGACGTTAACCAGGATCTCCTTTCGTTCATCCATGGCAGAGAACTCCAAGCTGTTTATGAAGCACAGCATGAGGAATGGTATTAGTCCAGTGCCCTACCAAAGTCCACTGTGCCTAAGGCCTGCACCAACATGCATCCAGTCCTCCACCACTATCCTGCTCGACACCTTATTCCTCACTGAGAACGAGGGAGGCAAGCAAGAGGAGCAGGTCAGCTATGTGTAG
- the LOC121322629 gene encoding 5-hydroxytryptamine receptor 2B-like isoform X1, whose protein sequence is MLAKPQDTPGPAKTGKHVNNKDMSEHGGSISLQDSQMQWPFPLAANSSYSESFQPPRLSALVGVPGAAQGGGGGEELCWAALLIIVFIIPTLGGNILVILAVSLERKLQNATNYFLMSLAVADLLVGLLVMPIALTTVLFNSEWPLPTSLCPIWIFLDVLFSTASIMHLCAISLDRYIAIKKPIQHSQFKSRAKAMGKIAVVWLISIGIAIPIPIKGLQDETNTFKNKTCLLNNDRFRGFIIFGSTAAFFVPLAIMMVIYLLTIQVLRKKAYLLRFKTHQRFTWSTVSTIFQRELPPSGSSPEQEVMLDSSRKEVQSNVRVNNNDITGKEIPIRRMSAMGKKSMQNISNEQRASKVLGIVFFLFVVMWCPFFITNVASVFCETCSQEVLGRLMDIFVWVGYVASGINPLVYTLFNKTFRKAFSRYITCDYGGSRPPKVNRKTLTRISFRSSMAENSKLFMKHSMRNGISPVPYQSPLCLRPAPTCIQSSTTILLDTLFLTENEGGKQEEQETRHYQIRWRSNPDLLFNSCIAMDL, encoded by the exons ATGCTGGCTAAGCCCCAGGATACACCGGGACCAGCGAAGACAGGAAAACACGTGAACAACAAAGACATGTCAGAGCATGGCGGCAGCATCTCTCTGCAGGACAGCCAGATGCAGTGGCCTTTCCCCTTAGCTGCCAATTCTTCCTATTCAGAGTCCTTCCAGCCACCAAGGCTGAGTGCACTGGTGGGGGTACCAGGTGCTGcccaaggaggaggaggaggagaggaactGTGCTGGGCTGCCCTGCTCATCATCGTGTTCATCATCCCCACCCTTGGGGGCAACATACTGGTGATCCTGGCCGTCTCGCTGGAGAGGAAGCTGCAGAACGCCACCAATTACTTCCTGATGTCGCTGGCGGTGGCAGACTTGCTGGTTGGGCTCTTGGTCATGCCCATTGCTCTCACCACTGTGCTCTTCA ACTCAGAGTGGCCTCTGCCCACCTCACTTTGCCCTATCTGGATATTCCTGGACGTTCTTTTCTCCACAGCCTCGATCATGCATCTCTGTGCAATCTCCCTGGATCGCTACATCGCCATCAAGAAGCCCATTCAGCACAGCCAGTTCAAATCAAGAGCCAAAGCCATGGGCAAGATAGCCGTGGTGTGGCTGATTTCTATAG GAATTGCCATTCCCATTCCAATCAAAGGCCTTCAAGACGAAACCAACACCTTCAAAAATAAGACATGTCTGTTGAACAACGATCGGTTTCGGGGGTTCATTATCTTTGGTTCTACAGCAGCTTTCTTTGTCCCACTGGCCATCATGATGGTCATCTACCTGCTGACCATCCAGGTTCTGCGGAAAAAGGCCTACCTGCTCAGGTTTAAGACGCACCAGCGCTTCACCTGGTCAACTGTGTCCACCATCTTCCAAAGAGAGCTGCCGCCATCAGGATCCTCACCAGAGCAGGAGGTCATGCTTGACAGCTCCAGGAAAGAGGTCCAGTCCAACGTCCGCGTCAATAACAACGACATCACCGGGAAAGAGATACCTATTAGAAGGATGTCAGCTATGGGCAAGAAGTCAATGCAGAACATCAGCAATGAGCAGCGAGCGTCCAAAGTATTGGGTATTGTCTTCTTCCTCTTTGTAGTCATGTGGTGCCCATTCTTTATCACCAACGTAGCCTCTGTGTTTTGTGAGACCTGCAGTCAGGAAGTTTTAGGCAGGCTAATGGACATCTTTGTCTGGGTAGGGTATGTCGCCTCCGGCATCAACCCTCTCGTCTACACACTCTTCAATAAGACATTCCGGAAGGCTTTTAGCCGATACATCACTTGCGACTATGGTGGGTCTAGGCCACCCAAGGTGAACCGCAAGACGTTAACCAGGATCTCCTTTCGTTCATCCATGGCAGAGAACTCCAAGCTGTTTATGAAGCACAGCATGAGGAATGGTATTAGTCCAGTGCCCTACCAAAGTCCACTGTGCCTAAGGCCTGCACCAACATGCATCCAGTCCTCCACCACTATCCTGCTCGACACCTTATTCCTCACTGAGAACGAGGGAGGCAAGCAAGAGGAGCAG gagacaCGGCACTACCAAATCAGGTGGAGGAGTAATCCTGATCTCCTATTCAATTCCTGCATTGCCATGGATCTATAA
- the LOC121323405 gene encoding uncharacterized protein C2orf72-like isoform X1, with translation MGVEEKESEIHCSDSEILGESQRDYDSTEEEFQQALKDIGGRERIFLVSDVLEKGDGSERGSMEEFVNEMFPSGLKTTTGTSDDETCVEIKNGSISAGGGGDGTPSVIGNVNASNCVGIPGEEIQPGVKDEADQCSTDNARCSAATPATGLVKCSQQQRAVETRRAYGKACKGTQRAIHSPLIVFVFRHEFLLHPRNRVCLKEILKDVRSRSRTAGVQPALLGLVHSTSESRDSWQSVRLLEQLLKTVFKGHPDEATWVGHFIPKKRECILEIKKNACKAIRASLCAETGGSRDRGGTMSWVRQCFPWQARENRRRQANCSSGSSRQGVQQSREEAVPLHSSPVAQPMSPACIASEQESQA, from the exons ATGGGGGTGGAGGAGAAAGAGAGCGAGATTCACTGCTCGGACTCGGAGATCTTAGGTGAATCTCAGCGAGACTATGACTCGACAGAGGAGGAATTCCAGCAGGCTTTAAAAGACATCGGTGGCAGGGAAAGGATTTTCTTAGTTAGCGATGTTTTGGAGAAAGGCGACGGGAGCGAACGCGGCTCGATGGAAGAGTTCGTCAATGAGATGTTCCCATCTGGATTAAAAACCACAACAGGTACTAGTGATGATGAAACTTGCGTTGAGATAAAAAACGGTTCAATTTCAGCAGGAGGCGGTGGTGACGGGACTCCAAGTGTCATCGGCAACGTCAATGCAAGCAACTGTGTCGGTATTCCTGGCGAGGAAATACAACCAGGTGTAAAAGACGAAGCAGATCAATGTTCCACCGACAACGCCAGATGTAGTGCTGCCACGCCGGCGACCGGTCTGGTTAAGTGCTCACAGCAACAACGGGCGGTCGAAACGCGCAGGGCGTATGGCAAAGCATGCAAAGGTACACAGCGAGCTATACACAGCCCGTTAATCGTTTTTGTATTCAGGCACGAGTTTCTGCTTCATCCTCGGAACAGGGTTTGCCTGAAGGAGATTCTCAAGGACGTGAGGAGTCGCAGTCGGACTGCGGGTGTCCAGCCGGCTCTGCTTGGGCTGGTGCACTCGACAAGCGAAAGCAGGGACAGCTGGCAGTCAGTCCGGCTGCTAGAACAGCTGCTGAAGACAGTTTTCAAGGGGCACCCCGACGAGGCGACGTGGGTTGGTCACTTCATACCGAAGAAGCGGGAGTGTATACTCGAAATTAAGAAAAATGCCTGCAAAGCCATCCGAGCCTCGCTTTGCGCAGAAACAg GGGGCAGCAGAGATAGAGGAGGCACAATGTCCTGGGTTCGGCAGTGCTTCCCCTGGCAGGCACGGGAGAACAGGAGGAGGCAAGCCAACTGCAGCTCCGGCTCCAGCCGGCAAG GTGTCCAGCAGAGCAGAGAAGAAGCCGTCCCCCTGCACAGCAGCCCTGTTGCTCAGCCCATGAGCCCTGCCTGCATCGCGAGCGAGCAGGAGAGCCAGGCCTGA
- the LOC121323405 gene encoding uncharacterized protein LOC121323405 isoform X2, whose product MGVEEKESEIHCSDSEILGESQRDYDSTEEEFQQALKDIGGRERIFLVSDVLEKGDGSERGSMEEFVNEMFPSGLKTTTGTSDDETCVEIKNGSISAGGGGDGTPSVIGNVNASNCVGIPGEEIQPGVKDEADQCSTDNARCSAATPATGLVKCSQQQRAVETRRAYGKACKGTQRAIHSPLIVFVFRHEFLLHPRNRVCLKEILKDVRSRSRTAGVQPALLGLVHSTSESRDSWQSVRLLEQLLKTVFKGHPDEATWVGHFIPKKRECILEIKKNACKAIRASLCAETGPCSSTHSVFSRGPCKLSYPVNQFQSTNKVLQLL is encoded by the exons ATGGGGGTGGAGGAGAAAGAGAGCGAGATTCACTGCTCGGACTCGGAGATCTTAGGTGAATCTCAGCGAGACTATGACTCGACAGAGGAGGAATTCCAGCAGGCTTTAAAAGACATCGGTGGCAGGGAAAGGATTTTCTTAGTTAGCGATGTTTTGGAGAAAGGCGACGGGAGCGAACGCGGCTCGATGGAAGAGTTCGTCAATGAGATGTTCCCATCTGGATTAAAAACCACAACAGGTACTAGTGATGATGAAACTTGCGTTGAGATAAAAAACGGTTCAATTTCAGCAGGAGGCGGTGGTGACGGGACTCCAAGTGTCATCGGCAACGTCAATGCAAGCAACTGTGTCGGTATTCCTGGCGAGGAAATACAACCAGGTGTAAAAGACGAAGCAGATCAATGTTCCACCGACAACGCCAGATGTAGTGCTGCCACGCCGGCGACCGGTCTGGTTAAGTGCTCACAGCAACAACGGGCGGTCGAAACGCGCAGGGCGTATGGCAAAGCATGCAAAGGTACACAGCGAGCTATACACAGCCCGTTAATCGTTTTTGTATTCAGGCACGAGTTTCTGCTTCATCCTCGGAACAGGGTTTGCCTGAAGGAGATTCTCAAGGACGTGAGGAGTCGCAGTCGGACTGCGGGTGTCCAGCCGGCTCTGCTTGGGCTGGTGCACTCGACAAGCGAAAGCAGGGACAGCTGGCAGTCAGTCCGGCTGCTAGAACAGCTGCTGAAGACAGTTTTCAAGGGGCACCCCGACGAGGCGACGTGGGTTGGTCACTTCATACCGAAGAAGCGGGAGTGTATACTCGAAATTAAGAAAAATGCCTGCAAAGCCATCCGAGCCTCGCTTTGCGCAGAAACAg GGCCATGTTCCAGTACCCACAGTGTGTTCAGCAGGGGGCCTTGCAAACTGTCGTATCCCGTGAACCAGTTTCAGAGTACCAACAAGGTACTACAGTTGTTGTAA